In Spirochaeta thermophila DSM 6578, the following proteins share a genomic window:
- a CDS encoding beta-ketoacyl-ACP synthase III translates to MTQPAILSTGSYAPPRRLTNEELATMVDTSDEWIHSHTGIRARHIAADHEAASDLGTIAASRALESAGIAPEEVDMVLVATSTPDYLSYPATACIIQDNLSCTRAAAMDITAACTGFVYGLETAACYIKAGRARYVLVIGTEVNSRILNWNDRNTCVLFGDAAGAVLVGPSPDGKSRVIDSVLRSLGNDALALLRPKGGSRHPLTFTPEEEKDFYVQMNGKKVYLFAVSAMGKIIEKLLRRNGLTIDDIAYIVPHQANVRIIQSCSQRLGIPMEKFYLNLEEYANTSAASIPLALDEMNRKRLLSRGDRILTVGFGAGLTYGGNLITW, encoded by the coding sequence ATGACGCAGCCTGCCATCCTCTCCACCGGATCCTACGCTCCCCCCCGGCGGCTCACGAACGAAGAACTCGCCACCATGGTGGACACCTCCGACGAGTGGATCCACTCCCACACCGGGATCAGGGCCAGACACATCGCCGCAGATCACGAGGCAGCCTCCGATCTCGGCACCATCGCTGCATCCCGGGCCCTTGAGAGCGCAGGCATCGCTCCCGAAGAGGTGGACATGGTCCTCGTGGCCACCTCCACCCCCGACTACCTGAGCTATCCGGCCACCGCCTGTATCATCCAGGACAACCTCTCCTGCACACGGGCCGCGGCCATGGACATCACCGCCGCGTGCACCGGCTTCGTCTACGGCCTTGAGACCGCTGCCTGCTACATCAAGGCCGGGCGGGCACGCTACGTCCTCGTGATAGGGACCGAGGTGAACAGCAGGATCCTCAACTGGAACGACCGCAACACCTGTGTCCTCTTCGGCGATGCCGCCGGGGCCGTACTCGTAGGTCCCTCTCCTGATGGAAAGAGTCGCGTGATTGACAGCGTGCTCCGCTCCCTCGGAAACGACGCCCTCGCCCTCCTGAGACCCAAGGGAGGATCCCGCCACCCCCTCACCTTCACCCCTGAGGAAGAAAAGGACTTCTATGTACAGATGAACGGCAAAAAGGTCTACCTGTTCGCAGTGAGCGCCATGGGCAAGATCATCGAGAAACTCTTACGACGGAACGGTCTCACGATCGACGACATCGCCTACATCGTCCCCCATCAGGCCAACGTCCGCATCATCCAGTCCTGCTCCCAGCGCCTGGGTATACCCATGGAAAAGTTCTACCTCAACCTGGAGGAGTACGCGAACACCTCCGCGGCCTCCATCCCCCTCGCCCTCGACGAGATGAACAGGAAAAGGCTCCTCTCACGGGGGGATCGCATCCTCACCGTGGGATTCGGTGCCGGGCTCACCTACGGAGGCAACCTCATCACCTGGTGA
- a CDS encoding UvrD-helicase domain-containing protein, producing MNLNEDQRRAVETEKTAVVIAGAGSGKTRVLTERYLRLVKNGMQPSRILALTFTRKAAAEMHERISRGIRGLARSSPGLLEDFENAHISTLDSFCALVLRPHALGFGIRPDFGMCAAEDLEGLESRALSFLGSKKGLSGVSRLIHSWGLDRVVNDFLCHYGRNHAIVGATPDPEEWEEWYQEKLEEVFTSVDEGMERCGDLVRECAGEAAILEAERKREKRKVSESIGKLIDAGTMWEDVEEAWARVRSRWDEGGGRAPVPEVVREWRSALDEVVSKVGDRVSVKELGDTIDTLKQELGVGKKPPSSSLGTLSKDLVALLERREETSSLFGVLAEWHREVERFKKERNLLTFGDVMHLVLTLLKEEKGVREFYKGRFDAILVDEFQDNNGLQRDLLYLLAERKGRCADGVPSFEDLEPGKLFVVGDEKQSIYLFRGADVGVFLDLKERANKSSHGEVIRLPHNYRSEPGLLEAVNRMAGAFPEEMRGGIEFLPAEAGREGAGFTPRIEAGVYVKGEEEARAEGRDLVDAGTAEAWWVAGRIRRWVEEGALMVRDGEGVRPVRYGDVAVLMRTGTNQLAFERAFRAHGIPYTASYSRNLFLEGPANDLFSWLFIAVYPHDLLSYAAVLRGPLVGLSDAGILRLIEREEGCFSLPPEEARGVLGDEAERYERAREIYHWLASHRDRVVHERLLRYLWVDCGYRMVLLGQEHLHPFLRFYDELVAFVRRWEERPLARCLDEVKEQLGRYGRVDVEEGGGGDAVRIMTIHAAKGLEFPVVVLASCGAESRREGEGKMPYFMVEGAPVFGFEGDDGGKKENPLYRRAAEEVKRREGEEMLRLLYVALTRAECHLLVTGEWRGAVGKKKGNGSEDGSKKTVLSFMSLLFEMTEEEPEVRFRADREGIEGVEWRDPERIPGITEEDLRKRIGSGSRGGRWEEAARWYEEVDEGVGRVRPGAVSVSVLAGEWEAERRGEATGKGAVFGSLVHRGMVLWARLGDEGRVREALRGEALAWGGDGEWGEVDRACEEATALVRRWAGSEVGREVLGNGAGWEVECAAEWEGWVVHGVMDAVWVGDGVVRIYEWKTEEEPDVERYRAQLFLYGLIASRVWPGRRVECVLGVPGGGVWRGEWGMGGEWEEVAGWVRGRLGITR from the coding sequence ATGAACCTGAACGAGGATCAGAGACGAGCAGTGGAGACGGAGAAGACCGCGGTGGTGATCGCGGGAGCGGGCTCGGGGAAGACCCGGGTCCTCACCGAGCGGTACCTCAGGCTGGTGAAGAACGGGATGCAGCCTTCCCGGATACTCGCCCTCACCTTCACGCGAAAGGCTGCGGCGGAGATGCACGAGCGGATTTCCCGGGGGATCCGTGGGCTCGCCCGTTCGAGTCCCGGGCTGTTGGAAGATTTCGAGAACGCGCACATCTCCACGCTCGACAGCTTCTGCGCCCTCGTCTTGCGGCCCCATGCCCTTGGGTTTGGGATACGACCGGATTTCGGGATGTGTGCGGCGGAGGATCTGGAGGGACTCGAGAGCAGGGCCCTCTCGTTCCTCGGTTCGAAGAAGGGGCTTTCCGGGGTGAGCCGGCTTATCCACTCCTGGGGGCTCGATCGGGTGGTGAACGACTTCCTATGCCACTACGGGAGGAACCACGCCATAGTAGGGGCTACCCCGGATCCGGAGGAGTGGGAGGAGTGGTACCAGGAGAAGCTGGAGGAAGTCTTCACTTCGGTGGATGAGGGGATGGAGAGGTGTGGGGATCTCGTGCGGGAGTGCGCAGGTGAGGCCGCCATTCTCGAAGCGGAGAGGAAACGCGAGAAGAGGAAGGTGAGTGAGAGTATCGGGAAGCTCATAGATGCCGGCACGATGTGGGAGGATGTGGAGGAGGCGTGGGCCCGGGTGAGGTCCCGGTGGGATGAGGGGGGCGGGCGGGCTCCGGTTCCAGAGGTGGTGAGAGAATGGCGTAGTGCCCTGGATGAGGTGGTCTCCAAAGTCGGAGACCGTGTCAGTGTGAAAGAATTGGGCGATACGATAGACACTCTCAAGCAAGAGCTTGGAGTGGGGAAGAAACCTCCTTCGTCTTCGCTCGGCACTCTCTCCAAGGATCTCGTCGCGCTCCTGGAGCGGAGGGAGGAGACCTCCTCGCTCTTTGGGGTGCTCGCGGAGTGGCACAGGGAGGTGGAGCGGTTCAAGAAGGAGCGGAACCTGCTCACCTTCGGGGATGTGATGCACCTGGTCCTCACGCTGCTCAAGGAGGAGAAGGGGGTGCGGGAGTTCTACAAGGGCCGGTTCGACGCCATCCTGGTGGACGAGTTCCAGGACAACAACGGCCTTCAGAGGGATCTCCTCTACCTGCTCGCGGAACGCAAGGGGCGGTGTGCCGACGGGGTTCCTTCGTTCGAGGATCTCGAGCCGGGCAAGCTCTTCGTGGTGGGGGACGAGAAGCAGTCGATCTATCTCTTCAGGGGGGCGGATGTGGGCGTGTTCCTCGATCTCAAAGAGAGGGCAAACAAGTCCTCCCATGGCGAGGTGATAAGGCTTCCGCACAACTACAGGTCGGAGCCGGGTCTCCTCGAGGCCGTGAACAGGATGGCAGGGGCCTTTCCGGAGGAGATGAGGGGGGGGATCGAGTTTCTCCCTGCCGAGGCGGGGAGGGAAGGTGCGGGTTTCACGCCCCGGATCGAGGCCGGCGTGTACGTGAAAGGGGAGGAGGAAGCGAGGGCGGAGGGACGGGATCTCGTGGATGCGGGGACTGCGGAGGCGTGGTGGGTGGCCGGTCGGATCCGGAGGTGGGTGGAGGAAGGAGCCCTCATGGTGAGGGATGGGGAGGGGGTGCGGCCGGTGCGGTACGGGGATGTCGCGGTGCTCATGCGTACGGGGACCAACCAGCTCGCCTTCGAGCGGGCCTTCAGGGCGCACGGGATACCCTACACGGCCTCCTACAGCAGGAATCTCTTCCTCGAAGGGCCTGCGAACGATCTTTTTTCCTGGCTCTTCATCGCGGTGTACCCGCACGATCTCCTCTCGTATGCCGCGGTGTTGAGGGGACCGCTCGTGGGGCTCTCGGATGCCGGTATCCTCAGGCTCATCGAGCGGGAGGAGGGGTGTTTTTCCCTTCCTCCGGAGGAGGCAAGAGGTGTGCTGGGGGATGAGGCCGAACGGTATGAGCGGGCGCGGGAGATATACCACTGGTTGGCTTCGCACAGGGACAGGGTGGTGCACGAGCGTCTCCTCAGGTACCTGTGGGTCGACTGCGGGTATCGTATGGTCCTCCTCGGCCAAGAACATCTCCACCCCTTTCTCAGGTTCTACGACGAGCTCGTCGCGTTCGTGCGGAGGTGGGAGGAGAGGCCGCTTGCGAGGTGTCTCGACGAGGTGAAAGAGCAGCTCGGTCGTTACGGCCGCGTGGATGTGGAGGAGGGGGGGGGAGGAGATGCGGTGCGGATCATGACGATCCATGCCGCGAAGGGACTCGAGTTTCCCGTGGTGGTGCTCGCCTCGTGTGGGGCCGAGAGCCGCCGGGAAGGGGAGGGGAAGATGCCGTACTTCATGGTGGAGGGGGCGCCTGTCTTCGGGTTCGAGGGGGATGATGGGGGGAAGAAGGAGAACCCCCTCTACAGGCGGGCCGCAGAGGAGGTGAAGAGGAGGGAAGGAGAGGAGATGCTTCGGCTCCTCTATGTGGCTCTCACGAGGGCCGAATGTCATCTTCTCGTCACCGGTGAGTGGAGGGGTGCGGTGGGGAAGAAGAAGGGGAATGGGTCGGAGGACGGGTCGAAGAAAACGGTCCTTTCGTTCATGTCGCTTCTCTTCGAGATGACGGAGGAGGAGCCTGAGGTGCGGTTCCGGGCCGATCGGGAGGGAATCGAAGGGGTGGAGTGGCGCGATCCGGAGAGGATTCCGGGGATCACCGAGGAGGATCTGCGGAAGCGGATCGGTTCGGGGAGTCGGGGGGGGCGATGGGAGGAGGCGGCGCGGTGGTATGAGGAGGTGGACGAGGGGGTGGGGAGGGTGAGGCCGGGTGCGGTGAGTGTGAGCGTGCTCGCGGGGGAGTGGGAGGCGGAGCGGAGGGGGGAGGCGACGGGGAAGGGGGCGGTGTTCGGGAGCCTGGTGCACCGGGGGATGGTGTTGTGGGCGCGGTTGGGGGACGAGGGGCGGGTGAGGGAGGCGTTGAGGGGGGAGGCGCTGGCGTGGGGGGGGGATGGTGAGTGGGGAGAGGTGGACAGGGCGTGTGAGGAGGCGACCGCGCTGGTGCGGAGGTGGGCGGGGAGTGAGGTGGGGAGGGAGGTGCTGGGGAATGGTGCGGGGTGGGAGGTGGAGTGTGCGGCGGAGTGGGAGGGGTGGGTGGTGCATGGGGTGATGGATGCGGTGTGGGTGGGGGATGGGGTGGTGCGGATCTACGAGTGGAAGACCGAGGAGGAGCCGGATGTGGAGCGCTACCGGGCCCAGCTCTTCCTGTACGGGCTCATCGCGAGCAGGGTATGGCCGGGGAGACGGGTGGAGTGTGTGCTGGGGGTGCCGGGGGGTGGGGTGTGGCGGGGGGAGTGGGGGATGGGGGGGGAGTGGGAGGAGGTGGCGGGATGGGTGCGGGGGAGGCTTGGGATCACCAGGTGA
- a CDS encoding alpha-2-macroglobulin family protein, whose protein sequence is MRDKRSIPWILGMWLFVLLSALAACGGEKKERAVVAASRWISAYTTGEISRKSSITVEFSQEILPGVEHGAVVKDGILSISPAVKGSLRKVDEFTLRFEPEGDWESGETYRCKVNFARLFPKDEEVPEAFEFSFSIVPLDASFEEVVLRAGGDIKEVDITGRLDSSDVVADDVLEKSFSVQGVSFRRIEWEHEGKEHRFRITGIPRGETGARARLKVDLSVLGGEGSVEKVVEIPNESEFKVLSSRVDRNARRVDVVFSLPLDPDQSLEGFVRIEGAEPLRLVRQDNILSIYFPQVQAGKYTVRISKDLRSSLGSALGRVYVQEVVFQVPAPEVELLSPGGIVPGVEEAYFPFKARGLRAVDVTVVEVHPGNIVHFFHTHAGFRDKEEWWEDPLAYVGKVVACTTVRLDDDPSFDPFEWATFRLPLTRLVELTPGAVYRVAVNFRPSHFVGFTEEEVAQMDDPLMVPEYGGPTKGEYREGMPDYLEYDWRRREDPYQRAYYGRRREKSAFVFVSNIGFVALRSKEEVVAFVTDIRTGLPLQNVEVEAYDFQGEPCGTGKTDETGVVRIPCSSSPYLLVGRIGEEVGYLILRGDTALDVSAFEVDGISSSEGLKGFIYAERGVWRPGDVIPLFFILEDREKTLPDDYPVVCVFKDPEAKVRKRLVVREHEGRMYRFDLSTRPEDPTGVWSVEVEVGGRRFYKSIRVETVKPNRLRTVLTFPSQTLSLGKGVVPVSAQVSWLHGAPGKGLRLQVERILSSVTTRFEGFPNFSFDDPTVDFHAQKEAVFDGRVDAEGKASFEMGLKGDLEAPGMLRALFVSRAYEEGGDFSINTTSVRVSPYTSYVGVDVQGETENKWREYEANKEYALQVASVSEDGTPVSRDGIHVLLYRLDWQWWWERTSDERGNFLSRYHAQRIKDWKVSTGKDGRGYVKMSFPRWGRYLILAEDPVSGHRAGKIVYVWWSWGEEVPSEVGPALLFFEPEEQSYTVGEEVRFSIPSSPEAHLYVFLSSGSRVLKTMELKGSGEKTEVSFTVTKEMAPTVYIHVFLVQPYGQVSNDRPLRLYGVQYVSVVDPQTVLEPQIACDDYFLPEQDATIVISERSGKPMVYSLALVDEGLLDLTNFETPDPHSYFYGKEALLLRLWDVYGEVVASELLKRGRILRPGGGEGMEEVPKQRANRFPPVVMVEGPFFLEGGATRRHTLRMPQYVGSVRVMVVSAYEGAYGAAGKAVPVKAPLMVLSTLPRVAKMGDRFSMPLQIMVDEEAVGKVEVRVETEGTLALEGEGRKVVDATEPGEYLVSYPLRADRLGVGRVDAVVTSGRFSMRSTVEMDVVPPSPLRTVVQKALLEKGGAHSFSLERVGIPGTTSHVLELSRLPSLNLEQRVSYLIRYPYGCAEQTTSRAFAQLHLPELVDLTEERQREIQENVNGAILRLASFQTSEGGFAFWPGGDPHPWISSYVGHFLIEARRKGYHVPEEMWQDWLSYQKKAAGAWNEEGETREFIQAYRLFTLAAAGSPHTGAMNRLAQRERLSNRTAWRLAAAYATLRQMDMARSLVERASGYLDVRGRYYDWETYGTPLRDRAMALEALVLLGDGVEAFKVLEEIAKDMGTGRWLSTQTIAYSLAAIAGYVESFGASGKLSRVEVLWNGEGMDVVSEKVVASIPLQGEDGSLEVKNGEEGSLYVRVISSGYPPAEEREGFFRDLEVRASFLDTEGRPLDVGSLPQGTDVIVKVTVKNPDTSRVYRDVALTVTMPAGWELINRRLFGLPVAEGTSTGDYQDYRDDRVHTFFDLGPGAEKTFVFLANAAYEGRYFLPGVHCELMYEAEIQAETASRFVDVVKAAR, encoded by the coding sequence GTGAGAGACAAGCGGTCGATCCCCTGGATCCTTGGCATGTGGCTCTTCGTCTTGCTGTCGGCACTTGCTGCCTGTGGAGGAGAGAAAAAGGAACGTGCCGTGGTGGCGGCATCCCGTTGGATCTCCGCCTATACCACAGGGGAGATCTCCAGAAAGAGTTCCATCACCGTGGAATTCTCTCAGGAGATCCTCCCGGGGGTGGAACACGGCGCGGTGGTGAAGGATGGAATTCTCTCCATTTCCCCTGCGGTTAAGGGCTCGCTCAGGAAGGTGGACGAGTTCACGCTCCGGTTCGAACCGGAGGGCGACTGGGAATCGGGCGAGACCTACCGGTGCAAGGTGAACTTCGCCCGGCTTTTCCCCAAGGACGAGGAGGTGCCGGAAGCGTTCGAGTTCTCGTTTTCGATCGTACCCCTCGATGCATCATTCGAGGAGGTGGTGCTGAGGGCGGGAGGAGATATCAAAGAGGTGGATATCACCGGGAGGCTCGACTCGTCGGATGTCGTCGCCGATGATGTCCTCGAGAAGAGTTTTTCCGTGCAGGGAGTCTCGTTCAGGAGGATCGAGTGGGAGCACGAGGGTAAGGAGCACCGTTTCAGGATCACGGGGATACCCAGGGGGGAGACGGGGGCACGGGCACGGTTGAAGGTGGACCTCTCCGTGCTGGGGGGAGAGGGCTCGGTGGAGAAGGTGGTGGAGATACCGAACGAGAGCGAGTTCAAGGTCCTCTCCTCCAGGGTGGATCGGAATGCGAGGAGGGTGGATGTGGTCTTCTCCCTCCCCCTCGATCCGGATCAATCCCTCGAAGGGTTCGTCCGGATCGAAGGGGCTGAGCCTCTCCGTCTCGTCCGTCAGGACAACATCCTCTCGATCTACTTCCCTCAGGTCCAGGCGGGAAAATACACCGTACGGATCTCGAAGGATCTCCGTTCGAGTCTGGGAAGCGCGCTGGGCAGGGTCTACGTGCAAGAGGTGGTCTTTCAGGTTCCCGCGCCCGAGGTGGAACTCCTCTCCCCGGGCGGTATCGTACCAGGGGTGGAGGAGGCCTACTTCCCCTTCAAGGCGAGGGGCCTCAGGGCCGTGGACGTGACCGTGGTGGAGGTGCATCCCGGCAACATCGTACACTTCTTCCACACGCATGCGGGGTTCCGGGACAAGGAAGAGTGGTGGGAAGATCCTCTCGCCTATGTGGGCAAGGTGGTTGCCTGTACTACGGTGAGGTTGGACGATGATCCTTCGTTCGATCCCTTCGAGTGGGCCACCTTCAGGCTTCCTCTCACGCGCTTGGTGGAGCTCACACCCGGGGCGGTGTATCGGGTGGCGGTCAATTTCAGACCTTCCCACTTCGTGGGGTTTACCGAGGAAGAGGTTGCCCAGATGGATGATCCCCTCATGGTTCCTGAGTACGGGGGTCCCACCAAGGGGGAGTACCGTGAAGGCATGCCCGATTACCTGGAGTACGACTGGCGCCGCAGGGAAGATCCCTACCAGAGGGCTTACTACGGACGAAGGAGGGAGAAATCCGCATTCGTGTTCGTCTCGAACATCGGTTTCGTGGCCTTGCGGTCCAAGGAGGAAGTCGTTGCGTTCGTGACCGATATTCGAACAGGGTTGCCGCTTCAGAACGTGGAGGTGGAGGCCTACGACTTTCAGGGTGAGCCGTGCGGCACGGGGAAGACCGACGAGACGGGGGTGGTGCGGATCCCCTGCTCGTCGTCTCCCTACCTCCTGGTGGGAAGGATCGGGGAAGAGGTGGGGTACCTGATCCTCAGGGGTGATACCGCGTTGGACGTCTCCGCCTTCGAGGTGGATGGGATCTCCTCTTCCGAGGGACTCAAAGGATTCATCTATGCCGAACGCGGTGTGTGGCGTCCTGGAGATGTTATCCCGCTCTTCTTCATCCTCGAGGACAGGGAGAAGACCCTTCCCGACGACTATCCGGTGGTGTGTGTCTTCAAGGATCCCGAGGCTAAGGTGAGGAAGCGTCTCGTCGTCAGGGAGCACGAGGGGAGGATGTACCGGTTCGACCTCTCGACGAGGCCCGAAGATCCCACCGGGGTATGGTCGGTGGAGGTGGAGGTGGGCGGGAGGAGGTTCTACAAGTCCATCAGGGTGGAGACCGTGAAGCCCAACAGGCTCAGGACGGTCCTCACCTTTCCCTCGCAGACCCTCTCCCTTGGCAAGGGGGTCGTGCCAGTCTCGGCCCAGGTTTCTTGGCTCCACGGTGCCCCCGGGAAGGGCTTGAGACTCCAGGTGGAGCGGATCCTCTCCTCCGTGACCACCAGGTTCGAGGGGTTTCCCAATTTCAGCTTCGATGATCCCACCGTCGATTTCCACGCGCAGAAGGAGGCGGTGTTCGACGGCCGGGTGGACGCCGAGGGAAAGGCTTCCTTCGAGATGGGGCTGAAGGGAGATCTCGAGGCGCCGGGCATGCTCCGGGCGCTCTTCGTGAGTCGGGCCTATGAGGAGGGAGGGGATTTCAGCATCAACACCACCTCGGTGAGGGTCTCGCCGTATACATCGTACGTGGGGGTGGACGTGCAGGGGGAGACGGAGAACAAGTGGAGGGAGTACGAGGCGAACAAGGAGTATGCCCTCCAGGTGGCCTCGGTGAGCGAGGATGGGACTCCTGTCTCGAGGGACGGCATCCACGTGCTCCTCTACCGCCTCGACTGGCAGTGGTGGTGGGAGCGGACGTCGGACGAGAGGGGGAACTTCCTCTCACGCTACCATGCACAGAGGATCAAGGATTGGAAGGTCTCCACAGGGAAGGACGGGAGGGGCTACGTGAAGATGTCGTTTCCCAGGTGGGGGAGGTACCTCATCCTCGCGGAGGATCCCGTCTCCGGACACCGTGCGGGGAAGATCGTGTACGTGTGGTGGAGCTGGGGGGAGGAGGTCCCCTCCGAGGTGGGTCCTGCCCTTCTCTTCTTCGAACCCGAGGAGCAGAGCTACACGGTGGGGGAAGAGGTTCGTTTCAGCATCCCCTCTTCACCAGAGGCCCACCTCTATGTCTTTCTCTCCTCGGGGAGCAGGGTGCTGAAGACCATGGAACTGAAAGGGTCGGGGGAGAAGACCGAGGTGTCGTTCACGGTGACCAAGGAGATGGCCCCCACGGTGTACATCCATGTCTTCCTCGTGCAGCCCTACGGACAGGTATCGAACGACAGGCCGCTCAGGCTCTACGGCGTGCAGTACGTCTCGGTGGTGGATCCCCAGACCGTGCTCGAACCACAGATCGCGTGCGACGACTACTTCCTTCCCGAGCAGGATGCCACGATCGTGATCTCCGAACGGTCGGGCAAGCCCATGGTCTACTCCCTCGCCCTCGTGGATGAGGGGCTCCTCGATCTCACGAACTTCGAGACTCCCGATCCCCACTCCTACTTCTACGGGAAGGAGGCCCTTCTCCTGAGGTTGTGGGACGTGTATGGGGAGGTGGTGGCCTCGGAGCTCCTCAAGCGGGGGAGGATTCTGCGTCCCGGTGGCGGAGAGGGGATGGAGGAGGTGCCCAAGCAACGGGCGAACCGGTTCCCTCCGGTGGTCATGGTGGAAGGCCCGTTCTTCCTGGAAGGAGGGGCCACGCGCCGCCACACGCTCAGGATGCCCCAGTACGTGGGGTCGGTGAGGGTGATGGTGGTCTCGGCGTACGAAGGGGCGTATGGTGCGGCCGGGAAGGCGGTGCCGGTGAAGGCCCCGCTCATGGTGCTCTCCACCCTCCCGAGGGTTGCGAAGATGGGCGATCGGTTCTCCATGCCCCTCCAGATCATGGTGGACGAGGAGGCGGTGGGGAAGGTGGAGGTTCGCGTGGAGACGGAAGGCACCCTCGCGCTCGAAGGGGAGGGGCGGAAGGTGGTGGATGCGACCGAGCCGGGTGAGTATCTCGTCTCGTACCCTCTCAGGGCGGATCGCCTGGGGGTCGGCCGGGTGGATGCCGTCGTGACCTCCGGGCGCTTCTCCATGAGGAGCACGGTGGAAATGGATGTGGTGCCGCCCTCACCGCTTCGTACCGTGGTGCAGAAGGCCCTCCTCGAGAAGGGAGGTGCCCACTCGTTCTCCCTTGAACGTGTGGGTATCCCGGGGACGACCTCTCATGTACTCGAGCTCTCCCGTCTCCCCTCCCTCAACCTGGAGCAGAGGGTCTCCTATCTCATACGCTATCCCTATGGGTGTGCCGAGCAGACCACCTCTCGGGCCTTTGCCCAGCTCCACTTGCCGGAGCTCGTGGACCTCACGGAGGAGCGGCAGCGCGAGATCCAGGAGAACGTGAACGGGGCCATCTTGCGTCTCGCCTCGTTCCAGACGAGTGAGGGCGGATTTGCGTTCTGGCCCGGTGGGGATCCGCACCCATGGATCTCTTCCTACGTGGGGCACTTCCTCATCGAGGCAAGGAGGAAGGGCTACCACGTGCCCGAGGAGATGTGGCAGGACTGGCTCTCCTACCAGAAGAAGGCCGCAGGGGCCTGGAACGAAGAGGGTGAGACCAGGGAGTTCATCCAGGCCTACAGGCTCTTCACCCTCGCGGCGGCCGGCTCTCCGCACACCGGGGCGATGAACAGGCTCGCCCAGCGGGAGAGGCTCTCCAACCGAACGGCGTGGCGTCTCGCCGCGGCATACGCGACCCTCAGACAGATGGATATGGCCAGGTCGCTGGTGGAACGGGCTTCCGGCTACCTCGATGTGCGGGGACGGTACTATGACTGGGAGACGTACGGGACCCCTCTGCGGGATCGGGCCATGGCCCTCGAGGCGCTCGTGCTCTTGGGGGATGGGGTGGAGGCCTTCAAGGTGCTCGAGGAGATCGCAAAGGATATGGGAACGGGAAGGTGGCTCAGCACCCAGACGATCGCGTACTCGCTCGCGGCGATCGCGGGGTACGTGGAGTCCTTCGGTGCCTCGGGGAAGCTCTCGCGGGTGGAGGTGTTGTGGAACGGAGAGGGTATGGATGTGGTGAGCGAGAAGGTCGTGGCATCGATTCCCTTGCAGGGTGAGGATGGATCTCTGGAGGTGAAGAACGGGGAGGAGGGATCGCTCTACGTCCGGGTGATCTCTTCGGGGTATCCTCCTGCAGAGGAGAGGGAGGGGTTCTTCCGGGATCTCGAGGTGCGTGCGTCTTTCCTGGACACGGAGGGGCGTCCCCTCGATGTGGGAAGCCTCCCTCAGGGCACCGATGTGATCGTCAAGGTGACGGTGAAGAACCCCGACACCTCCAGGGTGTATCGCGATGTGGCGCTCACGGTCACGATGCCGGCAGGGTGGGAGCTCATCAACAGGAGGCTCTTCGGTCTCCCCGTGGCCGAGGGGACTTCCACCGGCGACTACCAGGACTACAGGGACGACAGGGTGCACACCTTCTTCGATCTCGGTCCCGGGGCGGAGAAGACCTTCGTCTTTCTCGCGAACGCCGCCTACGAGGGCCGCTACTTCCTGCCGGGGGTGCATTGCGAGCTGATGTATGAGGCGGAGATCCAGGCCGAGACGGCCTCGCGGTTCGTGGATGTGGTCAAGGCCGCTCGATAG